The following proteins come from a genomic window of Maniola jurtina chromosome 15, ilManJurt1.1, whole genome shotgun sequence:
- the LOC123872621 gene encoding lipase 1-like translates to MKFINLLSACAVIFSQVVSTSSPEIESEDAQLYFEELAVKYGHPAQKYEVITEDGYILALYHLPGSKEVPVLLMHGVFGTSDIWMLRGNISLPIVLANSGYDVWVGNSRGNRYSRRHVYLDPDHDPAFWNFSFHEMGVYDLSATIDTVIQKTGVKQLNTIGHSLGTTLFYVLGSIRPEYNARINVFIALAPICYLNHIQPLSSTIAKFVPVLGEILNKLNVHELFDEPTRSIVEQFCTLPVVGYKLCVEEVLFTFIGRDPEEISPEFARIAYPHFPSSCSLKNVLHLAQLHNRKVFAQYDYGFLRNRRVYNSSVPPEYDLKKVTMPVAITVGRNDKLSEVEDVETLRRKLPNVVSYEVSPREEFNHLDDIWGAHMDVYLYPFIFKILEQYSES, encoded by the coding sequence ATgaagtttattaatttactaagtGCTTGTGCAGTGATTTTCAGTCAGGTAGTATCAACTTCTTCACCAGAAATTGAGTCCGAAGATGCCCAATTGTATTTTGAAGAATTGGCCGTCAAATACGGACACCCTGCCCAGAAATATGAAGTTATTACTGAAGATGGTTATATACTCGCCTTGTACCATCTACCAGGCAGTAAAGAGGTTCCAGTATTGCTCATGCATGGAGTGTTCGGGACCTCGGATATATGGATGCTTAGAGGGAATATCTCCCTACCGATAGTTTTAGCAAATTCTGGATACGACGTTTGGGTAGGCAATAGCCGAGGGAACAGATATTCTAGACGTCATGTCTACCTCGATCCTGACCACGACCCAGCTTTTTGGAACTTTTCCTTCCACGAAATGGGAGTTTACGACTTATCAGCAACCATTGATACAGTTATCCAAAAAACTGGTGTAAAACAGCTCAATACGATAGGCCATTCCCTCGGCACCACTTTATTCTACGTCCTAGGTTCCATCAGGCCGGAGTACAATGCGAGAATAAACGTCTTCATTGCACTAGCACCTATTTGCTACTTGAACCATATTCAACCACTTTCAAGCACGATTGCAAAATTCGTTCCCGTATTAGGAGAAATTTTGAACAAGTTAAACGTGCACGAATTGTTTGACGAACCAACAAGGAGTATCGTGGAGCAATTTTGTACTTTACCAGTTGTAGGATACAAGCTATGTGTCGAAGAAGTTTTATTCACATTTATCGGGCGTGATCCCGAAGAGATCTCCCCAGAATTTGCAAGAATTGCGTATCCTCATTTTCCTTCGAGTTGTTCCTTGAAGAATGTCCTCCATTTGGCACAATTGCATAATAGAAAAGTATTCGCTCAGTATGATTATGGATTCCTGAGGAATAGAAGAGTGTATAATTCTTCTGTACCACCTGAATATGATTTGAAGAAGGTGACTATGCCCGTTGCTATTACTGTGGGAAGAAATGACAAATTATCTGAGGTAGAGGACGTTGAAACTTTGAGGAGGAAGCTGCCGAATGTGGTGAGCTACGAGGTGTCTCCGCGCGAGGAGTTCAATCACTTGGACGATATTTGGGGAGCGCATATGGACGTTTATTTATAcccctttatttttaaaatattggaaCAATATAGTGAGTCCTAG
- the LOC123872541 gene encoding cationic amino acid transporter 3, protein MSCIRIFNVLRRCKQLDDGDNSTQLARCLGLLDLTALGVGSTLGLGVYVLAGAVAKDVAGPAVTLSFLVAAIASAFAGLCYAEFASRVPKAGSAYVYSYVSVGEFIAFTIGWNLILEYVIGTASVAKGMANYIDSLCNNTMAKTMADIAPIKIPFMADYPDFFAFGLVLLIAILLGIGVSESTKLNNVFTALNMATVIIVVVAGAIKSDPANWRIKVEDIPEEYRSKAGEGGFMPWGVAGVMAGAAKCFFGFVGFDCVATTGEEAKNPKRDIPLSIVMSLVVIFVSYFTIATVLTMMWPYYLQDADAPFPHVFEQSGMPVIKWIVTVGAIFALCTSLLGAMFPLPRVLYAMGSDGVLFRSLAAINIKTKTPLLATVISGLLSAVMAAIFNLNQLIDMMSIGTLLAYTIVATSVLILRYEEESQVMLNSKAVPETPYSVARQTFNLLGLKHPTTLSSTIAKCTICIFFVAALITCALLRWDADNSSLGVGVGVLGGILLVLLLVLYRQPRASVANLSFKVPLVPLVPYLSVCMNVYLMVQLDQQTWIRFILWLAIGYTIYFTYGIWNSSLRRNEANLAMKANGKIENEKQFTQL, encoded by the exons atgaGCTGTATCAGGATCTTCAACGTCCTGCGCCGTTGTAAGCAACTAGATGACGGCGACAACTCCACCCAGCTCGCACGATGTCTGGGTCTCCTGGACCTCACAGCTCTGGGGGTCGGAAGCACCCTCGGGCTTGGGGTCTACGTGCTCGCTGGAGCGGTCGCGAAGGACGTGGCTGGACCCGCCGTGACCCTCAGCTTTCTAGTTGCTGCTATTGCTTCGGCGTTTGCTG GGCTATGCTACGCAGAGTTCGCATCCCGAGTCCCTAAAGCGGGTTCCGCATATGTCTACAGCTACGTCAGCGTCGGAGAGTTCATAGCCTTCACCATCGGTTGGAACCTCATCCTCGAATACGTCATTGGCACTGCCAGCGTGGCCAAGGGCATGGCCAACTACATAGACAGCCTGTGCAATAACACCATGGCCAAAACTATGGCCGATATTGCGCCAATAAAGATACCTTTTATGGCTGATTACCCGGATTTCTTCGCATTTGGTCTAGTGCTACTTATAGCGA TTCTACTTGGCATCGGTGTGAGCGAGTCAACGAAACTGAACAATGTTTTTACTGCTCTCAATATGGCCACGGTGATTATAGTTGTCGTTGCGGGTGCTATCAAAA GTGATCCCGCAAATTGGAGGATCAAAGTTGAAGACATACCAGAAGAATACCGTTCCAAAGCTGGCGAAGGAGGTTTCATGCCGTGGGGGGTGGCTGGCGTCATGGCAGGGGCTGCTAAATGCTTCTTCGGCTTCGTGGGCTTCGACTGCGTGGCCACTACTGGAGAGGAGGCCAAGAATCCAAAGAGGGATATACCATTGTCAATCGTTATGTCGCTGGTCGTCATATTCGTGTCGTACTTTACCATCGCGACTGTCTTGACGATGATGTGGCCTTATTATTTGCAG GACGCAGATGCACCGTTTCCTCACGTGTTCGAGCAATCAGGCATGCCGGTAATCAAGTGGATAGTGACTGTTGGAGCAATATTCGCGCTCTGCACCAGCCTGCTTGGTGCCATGTTCCCTCTACCCAGGGTGCTGTATGCCATGGGCTCAGATGGTGTGCTGTTCCGTTCTCTAGCGGCCATCAACATCAAGACGAAGACTCCACTCCTGGCTACAGTCATTAGTGGGCTCCTCTCTG CGGTAATGGCAGCCATCTTCAACCTGAACCAGCTGATCGACATGATGTCCATAGGAACGCTCCTGGCTTACACCATTGTAGCGACAAGCGTGCTTATATtgag GTATGAGGAAGAGAGTCAAGTGATGCTAAACAGCAAGGCGGTCCCGGAGACCCCCTACAGCGTGGCGAGGCAGACCTTCAACCTGCTGGGTCTCAAGCACCCCACAACGCTGTCCTCCACCATCGCCAAATGCACCATATGCATATTCT TCGTAGCGGCGCTAATAACGTGCGCATTGCTGCGGTGGGACGCGGATAACTCATCGCTGGGCGTGGGCGTGGGCGTGCTGGGCGGCATACTGCTGGTCCTCCTGCTGGTGCTGTACCGCCAGCCCCGAGCGAGCGTCGCCAACCTTAGCTTCAAG GTGCCCCTGGTCCCGCTGGTTCCTTACCTCAGCGTGTGTATGAACGTGTACCTCATGGTGCAGCTCGACCAACAGACTTGGATACGGTTCATCTTGTGGCTCGCTATTG gTTACACGATATACTTCACGTACGGCATCTGGAACAGTTCTCTGCGGCGCAACGAAGCCAACCTCGCGATGAAGGCCAACGGGAAGATCGAGAACGAAAAGCAATTCACTCAGCTCTGA